ACACGCCGCACTCGGAACTCCCGCAACCGTGGCCTCCCTCGACGGCGACGGCGCTCCCGAGATTCTCGCCGCGACCATCGACGGCGAGGTCCTCTGCCTCGAGGAATCCGGCGAGCTGCGCTGGCGGTTCCCCACCGGGTCGCCCCTGGGAGGATTCGAGTGCCTCGTCGCGGCCGATGTCATCGACGAGCCGGGCGTCGAGGTGGTCTTCGGGTTCAACGACGGATGGCTCAACTGCCTGAACGCCAAGGGTGAACTGATGTGGCGGTTCTTTGGCGACGCGTTCCGTGTCGGAGGCATTGCCGCCGGCGACGTGGACGCCGACGGCGCCGCCGAGCTCGTCTACGGCACCGACAACGGCCACCTCTACTGCCTGTCCGGTTGGGGAGAGGTCGAGTGGCGATATGCCGAGCGCGCGCCGTATGGCCGGTCCGGACCCAACATCGCCGATCTCGACGGCAACGGGCGCGCCGAAGTCCTCATCACCCGCAGCAACGTGGGCAATGCCACCTGCCTCATCGCGGTGGACGGACCCACGGGCAACCTGCTTTGGCGCACCAGCGATCTCATGCAGGGATATATCTCAAATGCCATCGTCAATTTCAGCAACAACAACCGCTACCAGGTCATTCACGCCGACAAGGGCAACCATGTCTACTGCGAAAACCCTGACGGCTCCCGCCGGTGGATGGTCGAACTCGACGGGCGCGGCATCTTCTGGGCCCCCGCCGCCGCTGACATCGACGGCGACTCCTACATCGAGGTCGTCACCGGCATTCGCGGCCAAGCCCGCGAATCCGGCGCCTGCCTGTTCGTTCTGGGCCAGGACGGCACCGTCGACGGCGCGCTGAACCTGGGCAGCGATGCAAACGCCGGGCCCGCCATCGGCGACATCGACGGAGACGGAGATCTCGAGGTGGTCGTGGCCGCCGGAGGCCCCGCGCGCATTCAGGCTATCAGTTGGAATCAGGGCGGGCGCGTAGCCTGGCCCTCGTTGCGGGGCGATTCGGCGATGACCGGAACCGCCGCCAACGTGCCTGCGGGCGCCCCCGTAACCAAGCCCGAACCCATACGCACGCCCCGTGCGCCCACTTCACTCCTGTGGGGAGAGAATGAGTTCCGCCATCCTCTCCCGGAACCAGCGCAAGACGGCTGGTTCGTCGAGGTTTCCATACAACCCGAGAGCGGCCCGCGCCAGACCCGCATCCGCGACCTGCGGGAAGGCGCTCGGGAAGCGCTCCTGACCGTCGAGACGCAGCACGGCGGGCCTCACGGCGTCAAGGCCCTTCTCCACCAAAAACCGGGCGAGAATCCCGCCGTCCTGCTGGCCGCGTCCATGGATACGCTACCCCCGGACATGTGCGGCATGGGCGAAGTCACGGCCGCGTGCGCTGAAGCGGAAGCGGCAGCGCAACGCGTTGGCGCCGATGTCTCGGGCCTGCGGACCCTCTATGACACGCTCGATGCCAGGACGCGCGCCGTGGCGGCCGCGGCTGAACAGGGTAAACCCCCTCACGAAATCGCCGGCATGGCCGCCGAACTCCGCAAGCAGGCGCGGTTCCTGCAGCGCTCGGCCAAGGTCTTGACGGACCTGCGGAACGAGGGTGATACGGGCGTGTTCGTGTTCTGGCGCGACCCCAACCCCTGGGATCCCTTCGACCCCTTCGAAGTTGAAACGGACCTCGCCATGCGGGAACCCATCACCATCCACGCCTTCGCCAACGAGTTCGAAGACGCCGCGCTGACATTGCTCAACACGACCGCCGGGGCCTTGACCGTCCGATGCACCTTTCAGAAGCCCAGCCTGGGACAACAGCGCCCGCAACCGGCCCCGGACCTCGCCGCGCACGTCACCCTGCGACGCCCCGTGCCCATTGCGACAACCATGAACGAGCAGGTCTACGACGCGCTACCGCAGCTCGACCGCTCGCAGACGCTGACCCTCCAACCGGGGTCGGCCACACAGCTCTGGCTGGTCGTGGATACCCACGGTCTCGAGCCCGGCGCGCACGAACTCACCCTATACCTCGGAAGCCTCACCAGACCGGCCTCCATTCGCGAAATCCCCCTGCGTATTGAGGTCTGGCCCGTTGCGTTGCCCGGCGATGTCTTCGTCAAAATGAACTGGAGCGGCATGGATGCCGGCAGCGTGTCCGAGCAGGTCGTGCAGGACATGCTCGACCACGGCGTCTCGTGCATCTATGGTCCGTCGCTCCCGGCCGTCCCGGTGGACGCATCGGGCAATCTGTCGGGCGACATTGACTGGTCGCATGTCGATGCCACGCTGGCACGCGTGCCCAAGCATTTCTTCATGCTCTGGGGCGGGCCTCCCGCGCGCCGCTGGCCCGAGGGCATCAACCCGTCCGAGGACTCCGACGCCTATTTCGCCGGGTTTAAGACCGCCATCGATGTGCTCGCGAACCACCTGCTCGAAAAGGGGCATCCCCGCGAACGATGGGCGTTCTACCCCATCGACGAGCCATGGAACACGGGATTTGGCGAAATCCCCAGGCTCAAGGCCTTCTGCGAAATGGTCAAACGCGCCGACCCCCAAGCCCAGGTCTACACCGACCCCGCCGGGCTGGTGAGAGCCGAGTATCTCGCCGAGTTCAAAAACCTCATCGACATCTGGCAACCCGAGTTCAACATCCTCAAACGCGACCCCGCGCTCGTGACCTGGTTCCAGGAAAATGCCAAACACTTCTGGACATACAATGCCATGGGTCCCGGCCGCGACCTCCTGCCGCTCGGCCATTACAGAGCGCTGGGATGGTCCGCATGGGACT
The DNA window shown above is from Candidatus Hydrogenedentota bacterium and carries:
- a CDS encoding PQQ-binding-like beta-propeller repeat protein, which codes for MKVHAVLCLFAACCGTAFAQTTEWQVDLGAPAEAPTLLPSASNPTGLVIAAGDELLRLDGRGNVVWRLKQHAALGTPATVASLDGDGAPEILAATIDGEVLCLEESGELRWRFPTGSPLGGFECLVAADVIDEPGVEVVFGFNDGWLNCLNAKGELMWRFFGDAFRVGGIAAGDVDADGAAELVYGTDNGHLYCLSGWGEVEWRYAERAPYGRSGPNIADLDGNGRAEVLITRSNVGNATCLIAVDGPTGNLLWRTSDLMQGYISNAIVNFSNNNRYQVIHADKGNHVYCENPDGSRRWMVELDGRGIFWAPAAADIDGDSYIEVVTGIRGQARESGACLFVLGQDGTVDGALNLGSDANAGPAIGDIDGDGDLEVVVAAGGPARIQAISWNQGGRVAWPSLRGDSAMTGTAANVPAGAPVTKPEPIRTPRAPTSLLWGENEFRHPLPEPAQDGWFVEVSIQPESGPRQTRIRDLREGAREALLTVETQHGGPHGVKALLHQKPGENPAVLLAASMDTLPPDMCGMGEVTAACAEAEAAAQRVGADVSGLRTLYDTLDARTRAVAAAAEQGKPPHEIAGMAAELRKQARFLQRSAKVLTDLRNEGDTGVFVFWRDPNPWDPFDPFEVETDLAMREPITIHAFANEFEDAALTLLNTTAGALTVRCTFQKPSLGQQRPQPAPDLAAHVTLRRPVPIATTMNEQVYDALPQLDRSQTLTLQPGSATQLWLVVDTHGLEPGAHELTLYLGSLTRPASIREIPLRIEVWPVALPGDVFVKMNWSGMDAGSVSEQVVQDMLDHGVSCIYGPSLPAVPVDASGNLSGDIDWSHVDATLARVPKHFFMLWGGPPARRWPEGINPSEDSDAYFAGFKTAIDVLANHLLEKGHPRERWAFYPIDEPWNTGFGEIPRLKAFCEMVKRADPQAQVYTDPAGLVRAEYLAEFKNLIDIWQPEFNILKRDPALVTWFQENAKHFWTYNAMGPGRDLLPLGHYRALGWSAWDLGVEGLGYWVYRTMDIWWPVEGGDYDAVYQNGEEVVPSRRWEADRDGVEDYRALHVLSSEISAARQAGRGAAADDAQRLLDEAVDAVVGWHMKNIDEITIWTREYDIELELFQTYRAKIAAMIQRLRETK